A region of Drosophila suzukii chromosome 2L, CBGP_Dsuzu_IsoJpt1.0, whole genome shotgun sequence DNA encodes the following proteins:
- the Cul3 gene encoding cullin-3-A isoform X2 — protein sequence MNLRGNPPKKEGKMRIRAFPASMDEKYVETIWASLKNAIQEIQKKNNSGLSFEQLYRNAYNMVLHKHGNRLYYGLREVVSEHLEHKVRADVLEALHSNFLPKLNQAWTDHQTSMVMIRDILMYMDRVYVQQREVDNVYNLGLILFRDQVVRYSEIQKALREKLLGMVMEERHGEAINHLAIKNACSMLITLGINSRTVYEEDFEKPFLAQSAAFYKFESQNFLAENNAGVYIKKVEARITEESSRAALYLDKDTEPRIVRVVEEELIKKHMRPIVEMENSGVVYMIKNSKTEDLACTYKLFSRLKEEGLKVIADTMSAYLREQGRMLVKEEENGNTNPITFVQNLLDLKDRFDQFLVHSFANDRIFKNVISSDFEHFLNLNNKSPEYLSLFIDDKLKKGGKGMSEQEIESILDKTMVLFRFLLEKDVFERYYKTHLAKRLLLNKSVSDDFEKNMISKLKTECGCQFTSKLEGMFKDMSVSNTIMDEFKNYVNNNNLSLGGVELTVRILTTGFWPTQTATPNCNIPAAPREAFDIFKNFYLNKHSGRQLTLQPQMGTAYINAVFYGRKAAESEKDKDAPSSSSNGCAVPTTTRKHILQVSTYQMCVLLLFNNRDVLTYDDIHQETDIPERELVRALQSLSMGKPAQRLLVRNSKTKTKEIEPSDEFYVNDAFVSKFHRVKIQTVAAKGESEPERKETRGKVDEDRKHEIEAAIVRIMKARKRMAHNLLVSDVTSQLKSRFLPSPVFIKKRIEGLIEREYLQRSPEDRKVYNYLA from the exons ATGAATCTACGGGGAAATCCTCCCAAGAAGGAGGGCAAAATGCGTATACGCGCCTTTCCG GCCTCCATGGACGAGAAGTACGTGGAGACCATTTGGGCCAGTTTGAAGAATGCTATCCAGGAGATACAGAAGAAGAACAACTCTGGGCTGTCGTTTGAGCAGCTCTACCGGAACGCATACAATATGGTGCTGCACAAGCACGGCAACAGGCTGTACTACGGCCTGCGGGAGGTCGTCTCTGAGCACCTGGAGCACAAGGTGCGGGCGGACGTGTTGGAGGCGCTGCACAGCAACTTTCTGCCCAAACTAAACCAGGCCTGGACGGACCACCAGACTTCCATGGTGATGATACGCGACATACTCATGTACATGGACAGGGTCTATGTGCAGCAGCGTGAGGTGGACAACGTATACAATCTGGGATTGATTTTGTTCAGGGATCAG GTGGTCCGCTACTCGGAAATCCAAAAGGCACTGCGGGAAAAGTTGCTGGGCATGGTGATGGAAGAGCGACACGGCGAGGCCATAAACCATTTGGCCATAAAGAATGCGTGCAGCATGCTGATCACACTGGGTATCAACTCGCGCACTGTCTACGAGGAGGACTTCGAGAAGCCATTCCTTGCCCAATCTGCGGCGTTTTATAAATTCGAGTCGCAGAACTTTCTTGCCGAGAACAACGCTGGCGTTTACATCAAGAAAGTGGAGGCGCGCATCACGGAGGAATCCTCCCGGGCAGCGCTCTATCTGGACAAGGACACGGAGCCGCGCATTGTGCGCGTGGTCGAGGAGGAGCTGATCAAGAAGCACATGCGCCCCATTGTCGAAATGGAAAACTCGGGCGTGGTATACATGATCAAGAACTCAAAGACCGAGGACCTGGCCTGCACATACAAGCTCTTCTCGCGCCTGAAGGAGGAGGGCCTCAAGGTGATAGCGGACACCATGTCGGCATATCTGCGCGAGCAGGGACGCATGTTGGTCAAGGAGGAGGAAAACGGCAACACGAATCCCATCACATTCGTTCAGAACTTGCTGGATCTCAAGGATCGCTTCGACCAGTTTCTGGTGCACTCGTTCGCGAACGATCGCATCTTCAAGAACGTCATCTCGTCCGATTTTGAGCACTTCTTGAATCTAAACAACAAATCGCCGGAGTATCTTTCGCTATTCATCGATGACAAGCTCAAGAAGGGCGGCAAGGGA ATGAGCGAGCAGGAAATCGAGTCCATCTTGGATAAGACAATGGTGCTCTTCCGTTTTCTATTGGAGAAAGATGTCTTTGAGCGCTATTACAAGACGCATTTAGCCAAGAGATTGCTGCTAAACAAATCAGTCTCTGATGATTTCGAGAAGAACATGATATCCAAACTAAAG ACTGAATGCGGCTGTCAATTCACCTCGAAGCTCGAGGGCATGTTTAAAGACATGTCAGTCTCCAATACGATCATGGATGAGTTTAAGAACTATgtaaataataacaatttatCCCTGGGCGGTGTGGAATTAACGGTACGCATACTAACCACTGGCTTCTGGCCCACACAG ACAGCAACTCCCAACTGCAATATACCCGCCGCACCTCGCGAAGCCTTCGACATTTTCAAGAACTTCTATCTAAACAAGCACTCAGGACGTCAGCTGACGTTACAGCCACAAATGG GAACCGCCTATATCAATGCTGTGTTTTATGGCCGCAAAGCAGCCGAAAGTGAAAAGGACAAGGATGCACCCAGCTCCAGTTCAAACGGATGCGCAGTGCCCACCACCACGCGCAAGCACATTCTGCAAGTGTCCACTTACCAG ATGTGCGTGCTGCTTCTATTCAACAACCGCGACGTGCTCACCTATGATGACATTCACCAGGAGACGGACATACCGGAACGGGAGCTTGTCCGAGCTCTGCAATCGCTGTCCATGGGCAAACCCGCTCAGCGCTTGCTGGTGCGGAATTCCAAGACGAAAACCAAGGAAATTGAGCCCTCGGATGAGTTTTATGTGAACGACGCCTTTGTCTCCAAGTTCCACAG GGTGAAGATCCAGACGGTGGCCGCCAAGGGCGAATCGGAGCCGGAGCGCAAGGAGACGCGCGGCAAGGTCGACGAAGATCGCAAGCACGAGATCGAGGCGGCCATTGTGCGCATCATGAAGGCGCGCAAGCGCATGGCT cACAACTTGCTAGTGTCGGACGTGACGTCGCAGCTGAAGTCGCGCTTCTTGCCCTCGCCCGTGTTTATCAAGAAGCGCATTGAGGGCCTCATCGAGCGCGAGTATCTGCAACGATCGCCCGAGGATCGCAAGGTCTATAACTACTTGGCCTAA
- the Cul3 gene encoding cullin-3-A isoform X1 → MHGRDPRQQQPEPLNNLNANGRYHNRMVAGSNNFNGANVGNSDAGVAIRVARQTVLGQQQARNLNINVPTVSSAQQQQSQHRLSSQGLNAAQRRAFFLASGSGRVRTDNRTTTTASTAHPSTSTSTHMAMPTPTAIPTPAPVPAAPAAVKTTPNATPTAPQTSAPQTAAPVIAESSGARIKEIGRKYPLWLPEYKRRAFNASMDEKYVETIWASLKNAIQEIQKKNNSGLSFEQLYRNAYNMVLHKHGNRLYYGLREVVSEHLEHKVRADVLEALHSNFLPKLNQAWTDHQTSMVMIRDILMYMDRVYVQQREVDNVYNLGLILFRDQVVRYSEIQKALREKLLGMVMEERHGEAINHLAIKNACSMLITLGINSRTVYEEDFEKPFLAQSAAFYKFESQNFLAENNAGVYIKKVEARITEESSRAALYLDKDTEPRIVRVVEEELIKKHMRPIVEMENSGVVYMIKNSKTEDLACTYKLFSRLKEEGLKVIADTMSAYLREQGRMLVKEEENGNTNPITFVQNLLDLKDRFDQFLVHSFANDRIFKNVISSDFEHFLNLNNKSPEYLSLFIDDKLKKGGKGMSEQEIESILDKTMVLFRFLLEKDVFERYYKTHLAKRLLLNKSVSDDFEKNMISKLKTECGCQFTSKLEGMFKDMSVSNTIMDEFKNYVNNNNLSLGGVELTVRILTTGFWPTQTATPNCNIPAAPREAFDIFKNFYLNKHSGRQLTLQPQMGTAYINAVFYGRKAAESEKDKDAPSSSSNGCAVPTTTRKHILQVSTYQMCVLLLFNNRDVLTYDDIHQETDIPERELVRALQSLSMGKPAQRLLVRNSKTKTKEIEPSDEFYVNDAFVSKFHRVKIQTVAAKGESEPERKETRGKVDEDRKHEIEAAIVRIMKARKRMAHNLLVSDVTSQLKSRFLPSPVFIKKRIEGLIEREYLQRSPEDRKVYNYLA, encoded by the exons ATGCACGGCCGCGATCCCCGCCAGCAGCAGCCGGAGCCACTGAACAACCTCAACGCCAATGGCCGCTACCACAACCGCATGGTGGCCGGCTCCAACAACTTCAATGGCGCAAACGTGGGCAATTCGGACGCTGGTGTGGCCATCCGGGTGGCCAGGCAAACGGTTCTTGGGCAGCAACAGGCGCGCAACTTGAACATCAATGTGCCCACCGTCTCCTcggcgcagcagcagcagtcccAGCATCGTTTGTCCTCGCAGGGATTGAATGCTGCCCAACGGCGTGCGTTCTTCCTTGCCAGTGGATCTGGACGAGTGCGGACGGATAACAGAACTACCACTACTGCGTCTACTGCTCACCCGTCCACGTCCACGTCCACGCACATGGCCATGCCAACCCCAACGGCCATTCCCACGCCAGCTCCAGTTCCTGCCGCTCCCGCTGCCGTCAAGACTACACCTAATGCTACCCCCACCGCTCCACAAACCTCCGCTCCACAAACCGCCGCTCCAGTGATCGCCGAAAGTTCGGGAGCGCGGATCAAAGAAATCGGACGGAAGTATCCGCTTTGGCTGCCCGAGTACAAGCGGAGGGCCTTTAAT GCCTCCATGGACGAGAAGTACGTGGAGACCATTTGGGCCAGTTTGAAGAATGCTATCCAGGAGATACAGAAGAAGAACAACTCTGGGCTGTCGTTTGAGCAGCTCTACCGGAACGCATACAATATGGTGCTGCACAAGCACGGCAACAGGCTGTACTACGGCCTGCGGGAGGTCGTCTCTGAGCACCTGGAGCACAAGGTGCGGGCGGACGTGTTGGAGGCGCTGCACAGCAACTTTCTGCCCAAACTAAACCAGGCCTGGACGGACCACCAGACTTCCATGGTGATGATACGCGACATACTCATGTACATGGACAGGGTCTATGTGCAGCAGCGTGAGGTGGACAACGTATACAATCTGGGATTGATTTTGTTCAGGGATCAG GTGGTCCGCTACTCGGAAATCCAAAAGGCACTGCGGGAAAAGTTGCTGGGCATGGTGATGGAAGAGCGACACGGCGAGGCCATAAACCATTTGGCCATAAAGAATGCGTGCAGCATGCTGATCACACTGGGTATCAACTCGCGCACTGTCTACGAGGAGGACTTCGAGAAGCCATTCCTTGCCCAATCTGCGGCGTTTTATAAATTCGAGTCGCAGAACTTTCTTGCCGAGAACAACGCTGGCGTTTACATCAAGAAAGTGGAGGCGCGCATCACGGAGGAATCCTCCCGGGCAGCGCTCTATCTGGACAAGGACACGGAGCCGCGCATTGTGCGCGTGGTCGAGGAGGAGCTGATCAAGAAGCACATGCGCCCCATTGTCGAAATGGAAAACTCGGGCGTGGTATACATGATCAAGAACTCAAAGACCGAGGACCTGGCCTGCACATACAAGCTCTTCTCGCGCCTGAAGGAGGAGGGCCTCAAGGTGATAGCGGACACCATGTCGGCATATCTGCGCGAGCAGGGACGCATGTTGGTCAAGGAGGAGGAAAACGGCAACACGAATCCCATCACATTCGTTCAGAACTTGCTGGATCTCAAGGATCGCTTCGACCAGTTTCTGGTGCACTCGTTCGCGAACGATCGCATCTTCAAGAACGTCATCTCGTCCGATTTTGAGCACTTCTTGAATCTAAACAACAAATCGCCGGAGTATCTTTCGCTATTCATCGATGACAAGCTCAAGAAGGGCGGCAAGGGA ATGAGCGAGCAGGAAATCGAGTCCATCTTGGATAAGACAATGGTGCTCTTCCGTTTTCTATTGGAGAAAGATGTCTTTGAGCGCTATTACAAGACGCATTTAGCCAAGAGATTGCTGCTAAACAAATCAGTCTCTGATGATTTCGAGAAGAACATGATATCCAAACTAAAG ACTGAATGCGGCTGTCAATTCACCTCGAAGCTCGAGGGCATGTTTAAAGACATGTCAGTCTCCAATACGATCATGGATGAGTTTAAGAACTATgtaaataataacaatttatCCCTGGGCGGTGTGGAATTAACGGTACGCATACTAACCACTGGCTTCTGGCCCACACAG ACAGCAACTCCCAACTGCAATATACCCGCCGCACCTCGCGAAGCCTTCGACATTTTCAAGAACTTCTATCTAAACAAGCACTCAGGACGTCAGCTGACGTTACAGCCACAAATGG GAACCGCCTATATCAATGCTGTGTTTTATGGCCGCAAAGCAGCCGAAAGTGAAAAGGACAAGGATGCACCCAGCTCCAGTTCAAACGGATGCGCAGTGCCCACCACCACGCGCAAGCACATTCTGCAAGTGTCCACTTACCAG ATGTGCGTGCTGCTTCTATTCAACAACCGCGACGTGCTCACCTATGATGACATTCACCAGGAGACGGACATACCGGAACGGGAGCTTGTCCGAGCTCTGCAATCGCTGTCCATGGGCAAACCCGCTCAGCGCTTGCTGGTGCGGAATTCCAAGACGAAAACCAAGGAAATTGAGCCCTCGGATGAGTTTTATGTGAACGACGCCTTTGTCTCCAAGTTCCACAG GGTGAAGATCCAGACGGTGGCCGCCAAGGGCGAATCGGAGCCGGAGCGCAAGGAGACGCGCGGCAAGGTCGACGAAGATCGCAAGCACGAGATCGAGGCGGCCATTGTGCGCATCATGAAGGCGCGCAAGCGCATGGCT cACAACTTGCTAGTGTCGGACGTGACGTCGCAGCTGAAGTCGCGCTTCTTGCCCTCGCCCGTGTTTATCAAGAAGCGCATTGAGGGCCTCATCGAGCGCGAGTATCTGCAACGATCGCCCGAGGATCGCAAGGTCTATAACTACTTGGCCTAA
- the UK114 gene encoding rutC family protein UK114, which produces MSTIVRKLISTVNAAKPVAPYNQAVVADRTVYVSGCLGLDKDTMQLVPGGPTEQTEKALENLQAVLKAADSGVDKVVKNTVFLKDLNDFGAVNEVYKKVFNKDFPARSCFQVAKLPMDALVEIECIALTGSVETKTVQ; this is translated from the exons ATGTCGACGATTGTGAGGAAACTTATCAGCACAGTAAATGCAGCCAAGCCGGTGGCTCCCTACAA tcAAGCTGTGGTTGCTGACCGCACTGTCTATGTGTCTGGATGTCTGGGTCTGGACAAGGACACCATGCAGTTGGTTCCCGGAGGACCAACTGAGCAAACGGAAAAGGCCCTGGAAAATCTCCAGGCTGTTCTCAAGGCAGCTGATTCTGGAGTGGACAAAGTGGTGAAGAACACTGTCTTCTTGAAGGATCTCAACGATTTCGGGGCCGTCAATGAGGTCTACAAGAAGG TGTTCAATAAGGATTTCCCGGCCCGCAGTTGTTTCCAGGTGGCCAAGTTACCCATGGACGCTCTGGTGGAGATCGAGTGCATCGCCTTGACCGGATCCGTCGAAACCAAAACCGTGCAATAG